The Lacticaseibacillus rhamnosus DNA window ACGGCGCTGTCTGTGGGGCCGACATTGCGAGCGACAACCGTTTGGATTTGGCTGATGAAACTGGCCGCTGCGACGATCATATCGTTAGCATTTTGCGGTAACGCTGCATGGCCGCTTTTACCGATTAAATCAACGTTAATCTCAGTGGTGCCGGCAAAAAGCGTTCCGAGCCGCGTGCTAATCGTACCAGCAGGCAGGTCAGGCCGATCATGCAGGCCATAAAATTCATCAATCTGCCACTCACCGGTGAAAGCGCCCATGTCATAAGCCAGTTTACCGCCATTCTTGCTTTCTTCAGCCGGCTGGAAGAAGAAAATCAGATGATCCTTTGGCTGATGAACGGCAAAATAACTGAGAATGCCAAGTGCCACGGTCATATGCATATCGTGACCACATGCATGCGCAATCCCCAGGTGATGCGAGGCAAACGGCAAACCGGTTGCTTCGGTGACCGGTAACGCATCCATATCGGCGCGATAACCGATCGTGCGTTGCGGATCGGAGCCAGTGACTTTGACTAGAATGGCGGTTGGCAACTTCGGTAAGGTGCGGATGGTGAGAAAAGTCTGCGGAAAACTTTGGATGGTTTTGAGCAGGAAAGCGTGGGTTTCTTTTTCCTGCAGCGCTAATTCCGGGATTTGGTGGAGCTGGCGGCGAATAGCAATGAGTTCGGCTTCCTTCATTAAATGTCACAACTTTCTGAGTTCATCAAGCAGCACCGTCTTAGCTTCCGTTTGATCGTTGACTTTTTTAATCACCTTGGCTGGGACACCGGCGACGACTGTATGGGCAGGAACGTCATTAATGACAACAGCGCCCGCAGCAATGACAGCCCCTTCGCCCACGGTCACGCCTTCAAGCACAACGGCATTGGCACCGGTCATCACGTGATCACCGATTGTCACTGGCTTAGCTGACGGTGGTTCCACCACGCCAGCAAGCACTGTGCCCGCGCCGATATGGCAATGTTTGCCGACAATGGCGCGGCCGCCAAGCACGGCCCCCATGTCAATCATGGTTCCGGCACCGATTTCCGCGCCGATGTTAATAATCGCGCCCATCATGATCACCGCATTGTCACCAATCAGCACCTGATCGCGAATGATCGCACCAGGCTCGATACGGGCATTGGTTGTTTTGATGTCCAATAATGGCACCCCGGTGTTACGACCGGCAGCCTCGACATAGTAATCATCCAGTTTAGCGGTTTTTAAAACGGGCTGAATCTCTGCCCAGTCACCGATGACAGTGCCCGTGTGTTTGCCAATAAATGCATGAACACTTTTAGGGAAATGCAAGTCGGCTAATTTCCCTTTGAGATACACTTTGACTGGCGTGGTTTTCTTGCTGTTTGCGATGGTTGAAATGATTTTTTCGGTATCGAGTTGTGCCATGATGGCCTCCTATTTTTTTGCGACAGTAGTGGCGGTTGATGTCGGCGCTGATTGACTTGGGGCGGTGTAGTGCTGATCGTGTTGAATTAAATCGGCGTAAGTTTCACGCGTGACCACTAGCTGTGCTTGGCCATTTTCGACAAAAACAACGGCTGGACGCGGGTTGCGATTGTAGTTGGACGCCATCGAGTAGCCATATGCGCCAGTGTCGAACACGGCAACCACATCGCCTGGGTGTGTGGCCGGCAGCGGGGCATCATCAATCAAAATGTCGCCGGATTCGCAATACTTTCCGACTAAATGGACACGTTCTGTGGGCTGGGCAGTCGGGTGATCCGCAACCACAGCAGTGTATTGAGCCTGATAAAGGGCAGGGCGGATATTGTCGCCCATGCCGCCATCAACCGCAACGTAAGGCCGCAAGCCCGGGACATCTTTGCGGCTGCCGACCGTGTACAGACTGTAGCCGGCAGGACCGACAATCGAGCGGCCCGGCTCAATCCAAACGGCAGGCAATGGCCAGTTAAAACCGTGGCTTTGGGTTTTCAAGGTGGTCACAATCGCCTGCACGAAAGCTTCTGGTGGTAGCGGATCATCCTGCTTGGTATACGCAATCCCAAAGCCGCCGCCGACATTGAGGACTTTAGGAATAAAGCCGAATTGCTGGTGCCAATGATCAAGGACTGCCAGCAGCTTTTGGGTGACGGCTTCAAACCCGGCGACTTCAAAAATCTGGGAGCCAATGTGGGCGTGAATACCCAGCAAATTAAGATGATCATCCGCCAGAATACGCTTGGCTGCTTCATCGGCTTGCCCGCTTTCAAGATCAAAGCCAAATTTACTATCGGTTTGGCCGGTTTGATCATAAGCGTGTGTATGAGCACTAATCCCCGGTGCCACCCGGATCAAGACGTTTTGCTTGCCCACGGCCGCCTTTAGCAACTCGTCAAGCAGGTCCAACTCGTGAAAATTATCAACGATGATCGTGCCAACCCCGGCGTCTAAAGCTTGTTCCAGTTCGGCTTTGCTTTTGTTGTTACCGTGGAAACTGACTTTGTCCATAGGGAAGCCCGCTGCTTGAGCCGTGTATAACTCGCCACCGGAAACAACATCGACATGAATGGCTTCGGCTTTGGCGACCTCGTACATCGCGATGGTAGCAAACGCCTTGGAAGCGTAACTAACGGCGTATGCAACCCCCGCAGTTTCAAAAACCTGCTTGAACGCCCGAATCTGATGGCGAATGGCGCCAACGTCATAAACATAAAGCGGCGTTTGAAAAGTGTGGACAAGTTGACTGGCAACAACCCCGCCAATCGTTAATTGACCTTCGTGATTTGTGGCAAAATTCATTCAGTTCATCCTCCCGAGTGATGGCAGGGCAACGGCAAACGAAAAGGGACCCTTTTGTTTGGCCGCGCGTCAAACAAAAAGATCCCAACTTGCAATCTACTTGAATGATAGCGCCCCGCTTAGATACCTAAGCGACAGTACAGGATTTATTTAACCCTGGCCCAACAGGCTCACCGATCCCGGATCACCCATTTCGGCAACCGCCCCTTTCACCGAATGTCACCACGAAGGATCTCGCTCGATTCGGTTAGTCATGTTGGCTGCAACCTCTATCTGTTTGACACCACATTATAATAAAAAACGGTACGCGTCAAATTTTTGTGAGCGCGAGCCAGCGCGGTTAGGAGTCGGAGTGTAAGTGGCCTTGGGCGCAATGACCCGGGCTTGGTCATTGCGCCCAAGGTCCTTACACGCAGACTCCTGCGCTCGGGAGCGCGTTATGGGAGTAAAAGCGAACTAGTGCCCTTAGACGGTGATGGCCCGCTCTTGGCCATTGCGACCAAGGTCCTTACATGCCTGCTCAGCGGAACGCGCGTTATGGTGAGCGAGAGTATCTCTTACTCAGAGACCAAATATAAGAGCCTCAAACATGGTGGCTGACGCTTACTTTCTATTTCTTCAGCGCGAACAGTGTGACTGTATTCCAAAGAACCATCTTGAAAGCCTGATTCCCAACAACCCACTTTCAATCCGCCACCCCAATACCTAGCAAAAAATTAAAAACATTTTTAAGCTCATTATTACTATGCAATGGCGTCAAAAAATGCTGTTTTGGCGGGATGGTGGGGGCTTGTGTTTCTCTGGGAGTCTGTTAAAGTACAGAATAAAATGACAGAGTTCTCATTTGCATTGCCGTCTGTTGATGCCAGATGAAAATCACTTACGCAATCGCTGTCGGTTGGTGATTGGCAAGGTTGTTGGCGTCAAGGATACACTGGAAAATGGGGTTAGGGAGGCAGTTTATCGTGCGTGTCGTAAAATTTGGCGGTTCGTCATTAGCAGATGGAGCGCAGTTTGCCAAGGTTGTGGCGATTATGAAGGCGAATCCGGATCGGCAGGTTATCGTAACCAGTGCGCCTGGTAAACGGCATCCCGGCGATGTCAAGGTGACAGACCTGCTAATCAAGTACGCCCAAGCGGTGTTGCAGCAGGGTGAAACGGCTGCAATCGTTGCTGAAATTGTGGCTCGGTATCAGGCCATTGCCACGGCGTTCAACCTTGACGCGCAAGTTATGGAAAAAATCGAAAATGAACTATACCAGTTACCGAATACCAGCTTTAAAAATGCCGACTACCTAATGGCTGGCTTCAAGGCACGAGGCGAAAAATTAAATGCTTTTCTCATGACGGCAGTTTTGAACCACGAAGGTATCGAAGCCACGTATGGTGAACCGAAAACTTTAGGAATTGTTGTAACTGATCATCCCAATGATGCTGAGGTTTCACGTGAAACTTACGATCGTTTGGCGGCATTTCGGCGGCCACTGGGTGTGCTGGTGGTACCGGGATTTTATGGCTATACCAGTGATGGTGATATTGCTACTTTTTCACGTGGCGGCTCGGATATTACCGGTGCGATTTTAGCAAACGGGTTTCATGCCGACCTGTATGAAAACTTCACCGATGTAGATGGCGTTGCGGCTGCTGATCCACGGGTGGTGGCAAATCCGCAGATGATTCAAGAAATGACGTATCGGGAAATGCGGGAGTTGTCATATGGCGGCTTTGGCGTTTTTCATGATGAAGCGATTCTACCGGCCATTGCGGGACAGATTCCGATTAATTTAAAAAATACGAATCATCCTTCTGCCCCTGGGACGATGATTGTCCCGGAACAACATTTTGTGCCGAAACATGCGATTACCGGCATTGTCAGCTCACAACATTTTGGCGCGATCTATCTGCATCGTTATTTACTCAATAAGGAAGTCGGATTTACGCTCAAGCTGCTGCAGGTTTTGGCGCGACATGGCATCAGTTATGAGCATATGCCAAGCGGGATTGACGATTTGACCATTATTTTGGATGATCGGCAGCTCACAGAGGCGAAACGTAAGGCCATTTGTGCTGAAATTCAGGAAGTTGTACACCCGGACGTTTTGAAGTGGATTGACGATTATGCGATTATCATGGTGGTAGGTGAAGGGATGGCACAACGAACCGGATTGATTCAGACGATTTTGCAGCCGCTAGCGAGCGC harbors:
- a CDS encoding N-acetyldiaminopimelate deacetylase; amino-acid sequence: MKEAELIAIRRQLHQIPELALQEKETHAFLLKTIQSFPQTFLTIRTLPKLPTAILVKVTGSDPQRTIGYRADMDALPVTEATGLPFASHHLGIAHACGHDMHMTVALGILSYFAVHQPKDHLIFFFQPAEESKNGGKLAYDMGAFTGEWQIDEFYGLHDRPDLPAGTISTRLGTLFAGTTEINVDLIGKSGHAALPQNANDMIVAAASFISQIQTVVARNVGPTDSAVITFGLMRAGTIRNVIAGSAHLEGTLRGFTQKQINFLQQRIRDIGQGIAASFNCEVKVDLNQGGYYPVENNPHLTKDFIDFMQADPAVTFVPTDPVMTGEDFGYLLNKIPGTMFWLGVNDPDSQLHAADFLPDEAALAPGVTAIIHFLTHRMAEAA
- the dapD gene encoding 2,3,4,5-tetrahydropyridine-2,6-dicarboxylate N-acetyltransferase, which codes for MAQLDTEKIISTIANSKKTTPVKVYLKGKLADLHFPKSVHAFIGKHTGTVIGDWAEIQPVLKTAKLDDYYVEAAGRNTGVPLLDIKTTNARIEPGAIIRDQVLIGDNAVIMMGAIINIGAEIGAGTMIDMGAVLGGRAIVGKHCHIGAGTVLAGVVEPPSAKPVTIGDHVMTGANAVVLEGVTVGEGAVIAAGAVVINDVPAHTVVAGVPAKVIKKVNDQTEAKTVLLDELRKL
- the lysA gene encoding diaminopimelate decarboxylase: MNFATNHEGQLTIGGVVASQLVHTFQTPLYVYDVGAIRHQIRAFKQVFETAGVAYAVSYASKAFATIAMYEVAKAEAIHVDVVSGGELYTAQAAGFPMDKVSFHGNNKSKAELEQALDAGVGTIIVDNFHELDLLDELLKAAVGKQNVLIRVAPGISAHTHAYDQTGQTDSKFGFDLESGQADEAAKRILADDHLNLLGIHAHIGSQIFEVAGFEAVTQKLLAVLDHWHQQFGFIPKVLNVGGGFGIAYTKQDDPLPPEAFVQAIVTTLKTQSHGFNWPLPAVWIEPGRSIVGPAGYSLYTVGSRKDVPGLRPYVAVDGGMGDNIRPALYQAQYTAVVADHPTAQPTERVHLVGKYCESGDILIDDAPLPATHPGDVVAVFDTGAYGYSMASNYNRNPRPAVVFVENGQAQLVVTRETYADLIQHDQHYTAPSQSAPTSTATTVAKK
- a CDS encoding aspartate kinase — protein: MRVVKFGGSSLADGAQFAKVVAIMKANPDRQVIVTSAPGKRHPGDVKVTDLLIKYAQAVLQQGETAAIVAEIVARYQAIATAFNLDAQVMEKIENELYQLPNTSFKNADYLMAGFKARGEKLNAFLMTAVLNHEGIEATYGEPKTLGIVVTDHPNDAEVSRETYDRLAAFRRPLGVLVVPGFYGYTSDGDIATFSRGGSDITGAILANGFHADLYENFTDVDGVAAADPRVVANPQMIQEMTYREMRELSYGGFGVFHDEAILPAIAGQIPINLKNTNHPSAPGTMIVPEQHFVPKHAITGIVSSQHFGAIYLHRYLLNKEVGFTLKLLQVLARHGISYEHMPSGIDDLTIILDDRQLTEAKRKAICAEIQEVVHPDVLKWIDDYAIIMVVGEGMAQRTGLIQTILQPLASAGVHVSMINEGASQISLMLGTSRESANRAVKAIYNAFFIPINQRLEVQ